AGGGCAGTAATGATTTGCTTCTCCTTCTGACCTTACCAATTCGGTATCACATTCTGGACAATGCGTGATGTATTTTGTGGGTATTGCGTCTGCTTCTCTTTGTGTTAAATCGACTGCAATTATTTTAGGAATTATTTCTCCTCCTTTTTCTACAAATACGGTATCGTTTACTCTAATGTCTAATTTTTCTATTTGATCTGCATTATGCAAAGAGGCTCGTTTTACAATTGTTCCAGCTAATTGTACTGGCTCTAAGTTGGCTACTGGAGTAATTGCTCCTGTTCTTCCTACTTGATAAGAGATTGAGTTTAATTTAGTTGAAACGCGCTCTGATTTAAATTTATATGCAATTGCCCAACGAGGTGATTTTGCTGTATAACCTAGCTCTTCTTGATGCTGTATACTATTTACTTTTACAACTACTCCATCTGTTTCATAAGGTAACTCATGACGATGAATGTCCCAATAATCTATGAAATCGAATACTTCTTGTAGATTGTTTGCCAATTTTGCTTCAAGGGGCACTTTGAAACCCCATTTTCTTGCCAATTCTAATCCTTCAAACTGGGTTTTGAATGGCAAATTATTTCCTGTTACAAAATAGAGTAAACACTCTAAAGGTCTTTTTGCTACCTCGGCACTATCTTGTAGCTTTAAACTTCCTGAAGCTGTATTTCTTGGATTTGAATAAGGGGTTTCTCCTATTTCTATTAAATCCTGATTCATTTTTTCGAATCCTGCGAATGGTAATATTATTTCTCCTCGAATTGCAAAAACGGGTGGATAATCTCCTTTTAATTGCAACGGAATCGATTTTATTGTTTTGATATTGTTTGTTACATCATCACCTTGAAATCCATCTCCACGAGTAACTGCTCGTTTTAATTTTCCGTTTTCATAGGTAATACTTATCGAAGCTCCATCATATTTTAATTCGCAAGTATATTGTAAATCTACATTACCTAATACTTTTTGAATTCTAGTTTCCCAGTCTATTAAGTCTTCTTTTGAATAGGAATTATCTAGGGAATACATACGATATTCATGAGCAACTGTCTGAAAGTTTTTTGTGATCATACCTCCTACACGTTGTGTTGGTGAATTTTCATCAAAAAACTCTGGATGTTGTTTCTCTAATTCCTGAAGTTGCTTTAATTTTATATCAAAATCATAATCTGATATTGTAGCATTATCAAGCACATAATAATTGTAATTATGTGCATTTAATTCGTCCCTTAAAGCTTGTATGGAATCCTTAATATTCATGTTTTTTTTGTAATTCGATTGTCTTTTATTAACCTAGAAAATTTTGTCTAAAATAAGCAATCAAAAGTATAATTAAAAACAAAAAAACCACTCTTTTAAAAGTGGTTTTCACAAAATATTTTAAGTTTTATTTCTCTGTTATAATAAAATCGGAACGCCTGTTGGCAAAATGCTCTTCTTCAGTACATTTAACTCCATTGCTACATTTATTTACCAATCTTGTTTCTCCATAACCAATTGCACTAACAATTCTTGAGACATCGATTCCTTTTGAAAGGATATAATCTTCTGTTGCCTTGGCTCGTTCATCTGAGAGTTTCAAGTTGTATGCATCTTTACCTCTTGAATCCGTATGTGACTCAATTTTAATTTTAATCTTAGGGAATTTTTGCATCACAAACACAACTTTATCTAGTTCTGTAGCTGCTTGCGGATTAATATCAAACTTGTTGTATTCAAAGAAGATAGGATTAATATCTACTTTTTCTATTCCCTCTTTTTTAACTACTAAATCGTCATAATTATTTAGATAGAAATTAACCTCTTTTATAGTGGCATTATTTTCTTTTGTTGTTTCTACATATTTTTCATCTCCACTGTAATTTGGCTTATTAGCTGTTATTTTGACCCTCTTGCTACATGGTACTTCTAATGTATAATTTCCATCAACATCCGTTTTAGTTTCGGTTATAACTGTATCATAAACATCATACACTAAAATAAATGTATCACTTATCCCCGTTTTAGTTTTTAGATTTATTGCTTTTCCTGAAATAAGTTGATTACAAATTGGCTTTCCTTTGGTAAAATAATAAATATCATCATCTCCTTTACCT
The nucleotide sequence above comes from Flavobacterium branchiarum. Encoded proteins:
- the ligA gene encoding NAD-dependent DNA ligase LigA; the encoded protein is MNIKDSIQALRDELNAHNYNYYVLDNATISDYDFDIKLKQLQELEKQHPEFFDENSPTQRVGGMITKNFQTVAHEYRMYSLDNSYSKEDLIDWETRIQKVLGNVDLQYTCELKYDGASISITYENGKLKRAVTRGDGFQGDDVTNNIKTIKSIPLQLKGDYPPVFAIRGEIILPFAGFEKMNQDLIEIGETPYSNPRNTASGSLKLQDSAEVAKRPLECLLYFVTGNNLPFKTQFEGLELARKWGFKVPLEAKLANNLQEVFDFIDYWDIHRHELPYETDGVVVKVNSIQHQEELGYTAKSPRWAIAYKFKSERVSTKLNSISYQVGRTGAITPVANLEPVQLAGTIVKRASLHNADQIEKLDIRVNDTVFVEKGGEIIPKIIAVDLTQREADAIPTKYITHCPECDTELVRSEGEANHYCPNFYGCPPQIIGRIQHYISRKAMDIEGLGGETVALLFNNGLVHNYADLYELTVEQILPLERMAQKSAENLVKGVENSKKIPFENVLFALGIRFVGETVAKKLAKHYKNIDALSQATLMDLVLVDEIGERIAKSVIEFFENDENKEIIKRLKGYGVQFEIVEKINPNATTKFEGKTFVVSGVFSKFSRDDIKKTIEDNGGKVGSSISAKTDFVVAGENMGPAKLEKANKLNIPIISEDDFITKLNES